A window from Plectropomus leopardus isolate mb chromosome 21, YSFRI_Pleo_2.0, whole genome shotgun sequence encodes these proteins:
- the mnx1 gene encoding motor neuron and pancreas homeobox protein 1: protein MEKSKNFRIDALLAVDTPKVQTSPLALVTSLSSSSSIPSAAAELTTSAESLRTETPSPPRISNCGLIPKPGFLNSPHSMVGLHPQSTAGIPAQALYGHPMYTYSAAALTGQHPALSYSYPHGSHHHHSDPIKLTASTFQLDHWLRVSTAGMMLPKMSDFNSQAQSNLLGKCRRPRTAFTSQQLLELEHQFKLNKYLSRPKRFEVATSLMLTETQVKIWFQNRRMKWKRSKKAKEQAAQEAEKKGTKGGQEKSDGLEQSDYNSKTDSKNGRIRDFRDSDDDEGDNFLYNSSDCSSDDERNHTSDISPQP from the exons ATGGAGAAATCCAAAAACTTTCGCATTGACGCGCTTTTAGCAGTCGATACGCCCAAAGTGCAGACTTCCCCGCTCGCGCTTGTGacttctctgtcctcctcctcctcaatcCCGTCTGCAGCCGCGGAGCTGACCACCAGCGCAGAGTCTTTACGCACCGAGACGCCGTCCCCGCCGAGGATTTCCAACTGCGGGTTGATTCCTAAACCGGGTTTCCTCAACAGTCCGCACAGTATGGTTGGATTACATCCGCAGAGCACCGCAGGGATCCCCGCACAGGCTCTCTACGGCCATCCCATGTACACCTACTCCGCAGCTGCCCTCACAGGCCAACACCCTGCCCTGTCCTACTCCTACCCACACGGCTCCCATCACCATCACAGTGATCCCATCAAACTGACAGCCAGCACCTTCCAGCTGGACCACTGGCTGCGCGTCTCCACGGCCGGGATGATGCTGCccaaaatgtctgattttaaTT ctcaGGCTCAGTCCAACTTGCTTGGCAAGTGCAGAAGACCAAGAACTGCATTCACAagtcagcagctgctggagttGGAGCATCAATTCAAACTGAATAAGTACCTGTCACGACCGAAGCGCTTTGAAGTGGCCACGTCCCTCATGCTGACAGAAACTCAG GTCAAAATCTGGTTCCAGAACAGACGCATGAAGTGGAAGAGAAGTAAGAAGGCCAAAGAGCAGGCCGCCCAGGAGGCCGAGAAGAAAGGCACCAAGGGCGGCCAGGAGAAATCTGACGGACTCGAACAGTCGGACTATAACAGCAAGACAGACtcaaaaaatggcagaataaGAGACTTCAGGGACAGTGACGACGACGAGGGCGATAATTTCCTGTACAACTCGTCAGACTGCTCCTCAGACGACGAGAGGAATCACACCAGTGACATAAGTCCGCAACCTTGA